A part of Magnetospirillum sp. genomic DNA contains:
- a CDS encoding glutathione S-transferase family protein: MFLYATALSSYSLKVRIAAALKGLALDIREPPGGYRSAEYRAIVPAGTVPALVDGDFILAESDTILEYLEDRFPQPRLLPADPRGRARARFLGRLHDLRFEPKLRACFGAVASGQPPQDAAAGIAAALTLLEAELDPEGPYAVGISPTLADCAFPASFAILDALEPVFGWSVSYTQRVTRWRQAMAAHPVFESLLGPYRTTVAAWIASKR, from the coding sequence ATGTTCCTCTATGCGACCGCTTTGTCGAGCTACAGCCTCAAAGTCCGCATCGCCGCCGCGTTGAAAGGCTTGGCACTCGACATCCGTGAACCGCCCGGCGGCTATCGCAGTGCTGAATATCGCGCGATTGTGCCTGCCGGAACGGTTCCAGCGTTGGTCGACGGCGATTTCATTCTGGCTGAGTCGGACACGATCCTCGAATATCTCGAGGATCGCTTTCCGCAGCCGCGTTTGCTGCCTGCCGATCCGCGCGGCCGGGCGCGCGCGCGCTTTTTGGGGCGGCTGCACGATCTGCGTTTTGAGCCCAAGCTGCGCGCGTGTTTCGGGGCCGTCGCGAGCGGCCAACCGCCGCAAGACGCCGCTGCCGGGATTGCCGCTGCCCTGACGTTGCTCGAAGCCGAGCTCGATCCCGAAGGTCCGTATGCGGTCGGAATTTCGCCGACCTTGGCAGACTGTGCATTTCCCGCGAGTTTTGCGATTCTCGATGCCCTCGAACCGGTGTTCGGCTGGTCTGTGTCGTATACGCAGCGCGTCACGCGCTGGCGCCAGGCGATGGCGGCACATCCGGTCTTCGAAAGCCTGCTGGGGCCCTATCGCACCACCGTTGCCGCTTGGATTGCATCCAAACGCTGA
- a CDS encoding histidinol-phosphate transaminase has protein sequence MTADKSGGAERSALQWASQTVRELPPYKGPTTFSDYPDPARRPRLIHLNESPYPPSPRVAEAIAAAMHDLNRYPNIYGRDLVDAIARDAEMPAGRIVLGCGSDELIQLICQVALAPGDEAVVPAPSFPRYGLSTRLAGAQIRRVALDAGGACDAAAILAAIGPRTRLVFCCTPNPPSGGMMGEAALRAVVEGVPDNVLLYLDEAYFEFGRHAGGPDTLALLRARKGPWLSTRTFSKAYALAALRVGYAICGDDSVAQALRRVKLQFNVPTLSQAAALAAYRDQPYLSELLDRNAAERQRLADGLAALGVAVLPSAANFVSCVMPGSASAAMVALETRGILVRDWRDPAHLCELRIGVGLAADTDATLGALADHLAGRT, from the coding sequence ATGACGGCAGATAAATCGGGCGGCGCGGAGCGGTCTGCGTTGCAGTGGGCGTCGCAGACTGTTCGCGAACTACCGCCTTACAAGGGGCCGACGACGTTTTCGGACTATCCGGATCCAGCACGTCGGCCGCGCCTCATCCATCTCAACGAATCGCCTTATCCGCCATCGCCGCGCGTCGCCGAGGCGATCGCCGCCGCAATGCACGATCTCAATCGGTATCCCAACATTTATGGTCGCGACCTTGTCGATGCGATCGCGCGCGATGCGGAGATGCCAGCCGGACGCATCGTGCTGGGATGCGGCAGCGACGAGTTGATCCAATTGATCTGCCAGGTCGCATTGGCGCCCGGCGACGAGGCCGTTGTCCCGGCGCCAAGTTTTCCGCGCTACGGCTTGTCGACGCGGCTTGCGGGCGCCCAGATCAGGCGCGTCGCACTTGATGCCGGTGGGGCGTGCGACGCAGCCGCAATTCTGGCCGCGATCGGCCCGCGCACGCGGCTTGTCTTTTGCTGCACGCCCAACCCACCGTCGGGTGGCATGATGGGCGAGGCGGCATTGCGCGCCGTCGTCGAAGGCGTTCCCGACAATGTATTGCTCTATCTCGACGAGGCGTATTTCGAGTTTGGCCGCCACGCGGGTGGACCGGACACGCTGGCACTGCTGCGCGCGCGCAAAGGACCTTGGCTGTCGACGCGAACTTTCTCGAAAGCGTATGCGCTGGCGGCTTTGCGGGTCGGCTACGCAATCTGCGGCGACGATTCGGTCGCCCAGGCGTTGCGCCGCGTCAAGCTTCAATTCAACGTGCCGACCTTGAGCCAGGCCGCCGCATTGGCGGCCTATCGCGACCAACCTTACCTTAGTGAGCTGTTGGACAGGAATGCTGCCGAGCGCCAACGTTTGGCCGATGGTTTGGCCGCACTCGGTGTGGCCGTATTGCCGTCGGCGGCCAATTTCGTGTCGTGTGTGATGCCGGGGTCGGCTTCTGCGGCGATGGTGGCCCTCGAGACACGCGGAATTTTGGTGCGCGACTGGCGCGACCCGGCACATCTGTGCGAGTTGCGCATCGGCGTCGGTCTTGCCGCCGACACCGACGCGACACTCGGAGCCTTGGCCGACCATCTTGCGGGCCGTACATGA
- a CDS encoding isopenicillin N synthase family oxygenase, whose protein sequence is MNKVDESSTMAYARATEISIDEIPVVDVGGLVSGDPAQILAVGMAMRQAAEEIGFFYVANHGVDAAITARAYAASRAFFAQSEEQKRRVTIDARHRGFLSVGEAKMYRGAKIDLKESFLWGLELPAEDPDVAADKPLMGPNQWPAEMPEMQAALYAYYLAICACGQRLLTGLAAALGRDPSFFAASFAKPLARGSAIYYPPQPADLGEMQFGVAPHTDYGGLTLLSQDDVGGLQVLAKSGQWVTAHPIADTLVVNIGDLMQRWTNGRLNSNAHRVVNASGRTRYSMAVFFDPHPDTKIDPRDLLDDPADAKYPPTTCGDYIIERFGKAFKYRQTKS, encoded by the coding sequence ATGAATAAAGTCGATGAAAGCAGCACCATGGCTTATGCGCGCGCAACCGAAATTTCCATCGATGAAATCCCGGTTGTCGATGTCGGCGGCTTGGTATCGGGCGATCCTGCCCAGATATTGGCGGTTGGTATGGCGATGCGCCAAGCGGCCGAAGAGATCGGGTTTTTCTACGTCGCCAACCACGGCGTCGATGCGGCAATAACTGCGCGCGCCTACGCGGCCAGCCGCGCGTTCTTCGCGCAATCCGAAGAGCAGAAGCGCCGCGTGACGATCGATGCGCGCCATCGCGGCTTTCTTTCGGTAGGCGAAGCCAAAATGTATCGCGGCGCCAAGATCGATCTCAAAGAAAGTTTCCTTTGGGGTCTCGAGCTGCCGGCCGAGGATCCCGACGTGGCGGCCGACAAGCCGTTGATGGGACCCAACCAGTGGCCTGCCGAGATGCCCGAAATGCAGGCCGCACTCTACGCCTACTATCTCGCGATCTGTGCGTGCGGCCAGCGCCTGCTGACGGGGCTCGCCGCAGCACTGGGGCGCGATCCTTCGTTTTTCGCGGCCTCGTTCGCGAAGCCGTTGGCGCGCGGCTCGGCGATCTACTATCCGCCGCAGCCTGCCGATCTGGGCGAAATGCAGTTCGGCGTGGCGCCGCACACCGATTACGGCGGCCTCACATTGCTGTCGCAGGACGATGTGGGCGGCTTGCAGGTGCTCGCCAAAAGCGGCCAGTGGGTCACGGCGCATCCGATTGCGGATACCCTGGTCGTCAATATCGGCGATCTGATGCAGCGTTGGACGAACGGTCGACTCAACTCGAATGCGCACCGTGTGGTCAATGCGTCAGGGCGTACGCGCTATTCGATGGCTGTGTTCTTCGATCCGCATCCCGACACGAAAATTGATCCGCGCGATCTGCTCGACGATCCTGCCGACGCGAAATATCCGCCGACCACCTGCGGCGACTATATCATCGAGCGCTTCGGCAAGGCCTTCAAGTATCGCCAGACAAAATCCTGA
- a CDS encoding 2Fe-2S iron-sulfur cluster-binding protein — translation MSGYRLESIAQSERVVATFDGMPLKARRGESLAAALLANGISVTGRSFKYHRPRGIAGYGWCEPNILVQTSEGTFPAAQLQVADGLKARSINCWPSARFDVASVLGAFGALMPAGFYYKTFRGPRGRMWPLFEPAIRALAGLGTLPKTAKPLASLKRFAYCDVLVIGAGPAGLAAAEAASENPAARVWLIEALSATPATAALRNRHNVHILHDTVATGRYDGGLIVALERPRSGGLEMRLWKIRARSIVVATGAFERPFVFDGNDRPGVMLLTAVAAYAQHDKVACGRRIVATVNNGAAYADISALAAAGVTVVAIADLRDEIEPEHRDFAAHNGIALYPGHGVVAASGAPLHKVRIAPLGQPARGLELACDTLAMAGGWTPAVHLHSHAGGKLRFDRAIAAFVPDGPHENCWSAGACNGRFAHDDVVADGRHTGLVACAATGFAASPGTPPKAPVPSPGALLARWETGDGTGKAFVDVAADVTADDIRLAVREGYDSVELMKRYTTAGMAPDQGRFGNMNAIDVLARARDIAPAAAGTTTYRPPFVPLPFGAISDFGGALLKPSRTTTLTAWHEAENAVMYEAGANWRRPGYYPRAGEDLDAATRRECRAVRNTAGIYDSSPLGKFEIVGPDAGAFLDFVYCTRLSDLKPGFGRYGLQLHEDGRLFDDGIVFRLGPDRFFVTTTTGNADACLQRFCYARQILRPDLAVHVLPVTEQWADLVLCGPRAHEVLNAAGVELPAEFPFMAIADARIAGCDVRVARAGFTGEVSFEIFAPARAAPDLWLRLLEAGKAYGLTPVGSEANHVLRIEKGYVSVGHDCDGIADPDDLGLRFAVHIEKADFIGKQAVQRNRADQGGRPQRVGLLARDPNFVLPEGAAILKPDAAASRGYVTASCWSDTLGRSLAMGLLEDGRKRIGSEVAISLPGGIAHATVVAPVFFDPKGERQRG, via the coding sequence GTGAGCGGCTATCGTCTCGAAAGCATCGCGCAGAGCGAACGCGTCGTGGCGACGTTCGACGGGATGCCGCTCAAAGCGCGACGCGGCGAAAGCTTGGCGGCGGCCCTGCTCGCAAACGGCATTTCCGTCACCGGCCGGAGCTTCAAATACCATCGCCCGCGCGGCATCGCCGGCTACGGCTGGTGCGAGCCCAATATCCTGGTCCAAACGTCCGAAGGAACCTTCCCTGCAGCTCAGCTGCAAGTCGCCGATGGCCTGAAGGCGCGCAGCATCAATTGCTGGCCGTCGGCCCGCTTCGACGTCGCAAGCGTGCTCGGCGCATTCGGCGCATTGATGCCAGCCGGCTTCTACTACAAAACCTTTCGCGGACCGCGCGGTCGGATGTGGCCGCTGTTCGAGCCCGCGATCCGCGCTCTGGCTGGCCTCGGCACACTGCCCAAAACCGCGAAACCGCTCGCTTCTCTCAAACGCTTCGCGTATTGCGATGTGCTGGTGATCGGCGCCGGCCCGGCAGGTCTTGCGGCAGCTGAAGCAGCTTCGGAAAATCCGGCCGCGCGCGTGTGGCTGATCGAAGCCTTAAGCGCTACGCCAGCGACAGCCGCGTTGCGCAATCGACACAATGTCCACATTCTACACGATACAGTGGCGACGGGGCGCTACGATGGCGGCTTGATCGTGGCTTTGGAACGCCCGCGCTCCGGCGGTCTGGAAATGCGGCTGTGGAAAATCCGCGCGCGTTCCATTGTGGTCGCAACGGGCGCATTCGAGCGCCCGTTCGTCTTCGACGGCAACGATAGGCCCGGCGTTATGCTCCTCACAGCCGTTGCCGCCTATGCGCAGCACGACAAGGTCGCCTGCGGTCGACGTATTGTCGCGACGGTCAACAATGGTGCGGCATATGCCGATATTTCCGCACTCGCGGCCGCCGGCGTTACAGTCGTCGCAATCGCCGATCTGCGCGACGAGATCGAGCCCGAGCACAGGGATTTCGCCGCGCACAACGGCATCGCTCTCTATCCCGGACACGGCGTTGTCGCCGCATCGGGTGCCCCTTTGCACAAGGTTCGCATCGCACCACTCGGCCAACCAGCGCGCGGGCTGGAGCTTGCCTGCGATACGCTGGCGATGGCTGGAGGCTGGACGCCGGCCGTGCATCTGCATTCGCACGCCGGCGGCAAACTGCGCTTCGACCGAGCGATCGCGGCGTTCGTTCCCGATGGCCCGCACGAGAACTGCTGGAGTGCCGGTGCGTGCAACGGCCGTTTCGCCCACGATGATGTTGTCGCCGACGGCCGACATACGGGCCTCGTTGCGTGCGCTGCAACAGGTTTTGCCGCATCGCCCGGTACGCCACCGAAAGCGCCAGTTCCGTCGCCGGGTGCGCTATTGGCGCGCTGGGAAACCGGCGACGGAACGGGCAAGGCATTCGTCGATGTCGCCGCCGACGTCACAGCCGACGACATTCGCCTTGCTGTCCGCGAGGGCTACGATTCGGTCGAGTTGATGAAGCGCTACACGACGGCGGGCATGGCACCCGACCAGGGGCGCTTCGGCAACATGAACGCGATCGACGTGCTGGCGCGCGCGCGCGACATCGCACCGGCCGCTGCCGGTACAACGACCTATCGGCCGCCTTTTGTGCCGCTGCCTTTCGGGGCAATTTCGGATTTTGGTGGCGCGCTGCTGAAACCGTCGCGCACCACCACGCTTACCGCGTGGCACGAAGCCGAAAACGCCGTCATGTACGAGGCCGGCGCCAATTGGCGACGGCCCGGCTACTATCCACGCGCAGGCGAGGATCTGGACGCCGCGACAAGGCGCGAGTGCCGCGCCGTGCGCAACACCGCGGGCATCTACGATTCTTCGCCGCTCGGTAAGTTCGAAATTGTCGGCCCCGATGCCGGCGCATTTCTCGATTTCGTCTATTGCACGCGCCTCTCCGATCTCAAACCCGGATTTGGGCGCTATGGCTTGCAGCTGCACGAAGACGGACGGCTGTTTGACGACGGCATCGTGTTTCGACTCGGCCCCGATCGATTTTTTGTAACGACTACGACCGGTAATGCCGATGCCTGCCTCCAGCGCTTTTGTTATGCGCGTCAGATCCTGCGGCCCGATCTTGCGGTGCATGTGTTGCCGGTGACCGAACAATGGGCCGATCTTGTGCTCTGCGGGCCGCGCGCACACGAGGTCCTCAATGCGGCAGGTGTGGAACTGCCGGCGGAGTTTCCATTCATGGCGATCGCCGACGCCCGTATCGCGGGCTGCGACGTGCGTGTCGCGCGCGCCGGTTTCACCGGCGAAGTCTCGTTCGAGATATTTGCGCCCGCGCGGGCAGCACCTGACCTCTGGCTTCGATTGCTGGAGGCAGGAAAAGCTTATGGCCTAACACCCGTCGGCTCGGAAGCAAATCACGTGCTGCGCATCGAAAAAGGCTATGTCTCCGTCGGGCACGATTGCGACGGAATTGCCGACCCGGACGATCTGGGTTTGCGCTTTGCCGTGCACATCGAAAAGGCTGATTTCATCGGCAAGCAGGCCGTGCAGCGCAATCGCGCGGATCAGGGCGGACGGCCACAACGCGTAGGCCTTTTGGCACGCGACCCAAACTTTGTGCTGCCCGAGGGTGCTGCGATCCTGAAGCCCGATGCAGCCGCAAGCCGCGGCTATGTGACGGCAAGCTGCTGGAGCGATACGCTCGGCCGCTCGCTTGCAATGGGCCTGCTCGAAGACGGGCGCAAGCGCATTGGCAGCGAAGTTGCGATCTCGCTGCCGGGCGGAATTGCGCACGCCACGGTCGTCGCACCGGTTTTCTTCGATCCCAAAGGAGAACGCCAGCGTGGCTAA
- a CDS encoding ABC transporter substrate-binding protein, whose amino-acid sequence MIKCFVFAILLWLVLASTSGHAADIKIGMATPPTVIDPHAAEIGPNVDVRMHMFGSLVRMGANEELRPSQAESWCLVEAPLVWEFKLRAGVKFHDGAPITMHDAPPARRSAVAT is encoded by the coding sequence ATGATCAAGTGTTTCGTGTTCGCGATACTGTTGTGGCTGGTTCTGGCGTCGACATCGGGCCATGCCGCCGACATTAAGATCGGCATGGCAACCCCGCCGACCGTCATCGATCCGCACGCCGCCGAAATCGGTCCCAATGTCGATGTGCGCATGCATATGTTCGGCTCGCTGGTGCGCATGGGCGCCAACGAAGAACTGCGCCCGTCGCAGGCCGAATCGTGGTGCCTGGTCGAAGCGCCGCTGGTGTGGGAGTTCAAGCTGCGTGCGGGCGTCAAGTTCCACGACGGCGCGCCGATAACGATGCACGATGCGCCACCAGCACGTCGATCTGCCGTAGCTACGTGA
- a CDS encoding alkylhydroperoxidase, with protein MTAWIQMLQYDESSGYLRELYDRVKGPGGAIDNVMKIHSLRPHTMEGHSALYKSVLHHSGNSLPVWFLECLGIYTSLANRCDYSVAHHFAGLTRLLKDEDRAKKIYAALAGREPEKIFDGKELGLLRYVHKLTLEPQRMAESDVLAARNAGASDAEIFEANQVCAYFNYSNRLLNGLGVTTAGDLLGFSPPNSDKLDDWEHV; from the coding sequence ATGACTGCCTGGATCCAGATGCTGCAATACGACGAATCGTCCGGCTATCTGCGCGAGCTCTACGACCGCGTCAAAGGTCCGGGTGGTGCGATCGACAACGTGATGAAGATCCACTCGCTGCGCCCGCATACGATGGAGGGGCACAGCGCGCTCTACAAAAGCGTGCTGCACCATTCGGGCAATTCCCTGCCGGTGTGGTTCCTCGAATGCCTCGGCATCTATACGAGCCTGGCCAACCGCTGCGATTATTCGGTCGCCCACCATTTTGCCGGCTTGACGCGTCTGCTCAAGGACGAAGATCGCGCCAAAAAGATTTACGCGGCCTTGGCCGGGCGCGAGCCGGAGAAAATCTTCGACGGCAAGGAGCTTGGGCTCCTGCGCTACGTTCACAAGCTGACGCTCGAACCGCAGCGCATGGCCGAAAGCGACGTGCTCGCGGCACGCAACGCAGGCGCAAGCGATGCCGAAATCTTCGAAGCGAACCAAGTCTGCGCCTATTTCAACTATTCCAATCGGCTGCTCAACGGTCTTGGCGTTACGACGGCGGGCGACCTGCTCGGCTTCTCGCCGCCCAACAGCGACAAGCTCGACGATTGGGAGCATGTCTGA
- a CDS encoding thiamine pyrophosphate-binding protein produces MKKLPMRGATIIAELKKARVEFVVAVPDIVTSDGLLWPLSRDADIKLVRICKEDEGIAICAGLAFAGRRAVLLIQQTGLLDSINALRAVGVEYEQPVVILVGMQGKEPDVAPRQSAKYGVRIVEPILEAMGVAHRWIEHAPDEREIALAIARAYETSQPVCLLIGQPPSAEGGAA; encoded by the coding sequence ATGAAAAAACTGCCGATGCGCGGTGCGACGATTATTGCCGAGCTCAAAAAAGCGCGCGTCGAGTTCGTCGTTGCGGTGCCCGACATCGTCACCAGCGACGGACTTTTGTGGCCGCTCTCGCGCGATGCCGACATCAAACTCGTTCGCATTTGCAAGGAAGACGAAGGCATTGCGATCTGCGCAGGGCTTGCCTTTGCCGGGCGCCGCGCCGTGCTGCTGATCCAGCAGACGGGACTGCTCGATTCCATCAACGCGCTGCGCGCGGTCGGCGTGGAATACGAACAGCCCGTCGTGATACTGGTGGGCATGCAGGGCAAGGAGCCGGACGTCGCCCCGCGTCAATCGGCAAAATACGGCGTTCGCATAGTGGAGCCTATCCTCGAGGCGATGGGTGTTGCGCATCGTTGGATCGAACATGCGCCGGACGAACGCGAAATCGCGCTGGCCATCGCACGCGCCTACGAAACCTCGCAGCCGGTTTGCCTGCTCATCGGCCAGCCGCCGTCGGCGGAAGGCGGGGCCGCATGA
- a CDS encoding FAD-dependent oxidoreductase, which yields MSAYSIFALARNALSGHRNWPRAWRSPALRSRYDIAIVGAGGHGLATAYYLARRHGLRDILVVDKGWIGGGNTGRNTVTIRANYLREPSIRLHAEGLRMWREMSGELGFNAMFSQRGQIDLIQTWAKLRDVKRRQSILHLAGVPFDILTPREAQAHVPILDLDGPKRLPILAATWHPTAGVARHDAVAWGYARAADALGVDIVQNCEVTAIRREGGRVAGIETTLGFVAAPKVALAVSAHASVLAQTADVRLPIETVPLQAFVSAPLKPMLSCIVNCPGSVYLSQSDKGELVIGGGSDPVSSYVQRGEFAVLERVVSSLVELFPVLGRVALLRQWAGAIDLCHDTSPIVSKSPVEGLYLNIGWGSGGFKAIPAGGAAFADLVANDAPSSAIEAFALARFERGRPLYETAGASNRD from the coding sequence ATGTCTGCCTATTCAATCTTCGCTCTGGCGCGTAACGCGCTCTCCGGCCATCGCAACTGGCCGCGCGCCTGGCGCAGCCCTGCCCTTCGCAGCCGCTACGACATCGCCATCGTCGGTGCCGGTGGGCACGGGCTGGCAACGGCCTACTACTTGGCGCGCCGCCATGGCCTGCGCGACATCCTCGTCGTCGATAAGGGATGGATCGGTGGCGGCAATACCGGGCGCAACACCGTGACGATCCGAGCCAACTATCTGCGCGAGCCGTCGATCCGCCTGCATGCAGAGGGCTTGCGCATGTGGCGCGAGATGTCGGGCGAGCTCGGTTTCAACGCGATGTTCTCCCAACGCGGCCAAATCGACCTCATCCAGACCTGGGCCAAGCTGCGCGACGTCAAACGCCGCCAATCGATCCTGCATTTGGCAGGCGTGCCGTTCGACATCCTGACGCCACGCGAGGCGCAAGCGCATGTGCCGATCCTCGATCTCGACGGACCCAAGCGCCTGCCGATCCTCGCCGCGACCTGGCATCCGACGGCGGGTGTCGCGCGCCACGACGCGGTTGCCTGGGGCTATGCGCGCGCTGCCGACGCGTTGGGCGTGGATATCGTGCAAAATTGCGAAGTGACCGCCATCCGACGCGAGGGCGGGCGCGTCGCAGGCATCGAGACCACGCTAGGCTTCGTTGCTGCGCCCAAAGTGGCGCTAGCCGTTTCAGCGCATGCAAGCGTGCTGGCGCAAACCGCCGATGTGCGCCTTCCGATCGAGACCGTGCCGCTGCAGGCTTTTGTGTCGGCACCGTTGAAGCCGATGCTGTCTTGCATCGTCAATTGCCCCGGTTCGGTCTATCTGAGCCAGTCGGACAAAGGCGAATTGGTCATCGGCGGCGGATCAGATCCCGTATCTTCTTACGTGCAGCGCGGCGAGTTTGCCGTCCTCGAGCGCGTCGTCTCGAGCTTGGTCGAGTTGTTTCCGGTCTTGGGTCGCGTCGCGTTGCTGCGCCAATGGGCGGGTGCGATCGATCTGTGCCACGACACCTCGCCCATCGTTTCGAAATCACCGGTCGAAGGGCTCTATCTCAATATCGGCTGGGGCTCGGGCGGCTTCAAGGCGATACCCGCCGGCGGAGCCGCGTTCGCCGATCTCGTCGCGAACGATGCGCCAAGTTCGGCGATCGAGGCTTTTGCGCTGGCACGGTTCGAACGCGGCCGCCCGCTCTACGAGACCGCCGGCGCGTCGAACCGGGATTGA
- a CDS encoding sarcosine oxidase subunit delta, whose amino-acid sequence MQLVPCPHCGPREQGEFVCLGEAPAHPVARENLARELYGRINAKGIAAELWWHRHGCRQWLRLTRDSASNRFAP is encoded by the coding sequence ATGCAGCTTGTCCCCTGCCCGCATTGCGGCCCGCGCGAACAAGGCGAATTCGTTTGCCTGGGCGAAGCGCCCGCCCATCCAGTCGCGCGCGAAAATCTCGCACGCGAGCTTTACGGCCGCATCAACGCCAAAGGCATTGCGGCGGAGCTGTGGTGGCATCGCCATGGCTGTCGGCAATGGCTGCGTCTAACCCGCGACAGCGCTTCAAATCGGTTTGCGCCGTGA
- a CDS encoding transcriptional regulator GcvA, translated as MPVSPLRILPPISALRAFEAAARLGSFTMAAEELGLTQSAISHQIHSLEDQLGFELFHREPRRITLTPKGDALAVAVREGLRVVADSIRELTTADTGPRLTVSTLPGFAVKWLFPRLIRFDAQHPEIELAIATTGQLADFSQGEADVAIRYGTGRYPGLHVEKILDETMFPVCAPRLMDGPKGLRKPADIKNVPLLHDDIMRLSDRMPGWQSWIEAAGIANVDLAKGRRFGQSNMSIQAAIEGLGVALGRLPLVADDLAAGRLVRPFDLAIPSGYDYYFVCPQRQLSAPKIAAFRTWLLAETAAFIETASA; from the coding sequence ATGCCTGTATCGCCGCTTCGCATCTTGCCGCCGATCTCCGCTTTGCGCGCCTTCGAGGCGGCGGCACGGCTGGGCAGTTTTACGATGGCAGCCGAAGAGTTGGGCCTCACCCAAAGCGCCATCAGCCACCAAATCCACAGCCTCGAGGACCAACTTGGGTTCGAACTGTTCCATCGCGAGCCGCGGCGCATCACGCTGACGCCCAAAGGCGACGCGCTGGCAGTCGCGGTGCGCGAGGGCTTGCGTGTCGTCGCCGACTCAATCCGCGAATTGACTACGGCCGACACGGGCCCGCGCCTCACCGTCTCCACCCTGCCCGGCTTTGCCGTGAAGTGGCTGTTCCCGCGGTTGATCCGCTTCGATGCGCAGCATCCCGAGATCGAACTGGCGATCGCGACGACAGGGCAGCTGGCGGATTTCAGCCAAGGCGAGGCAGATGTGGCGATCCGCTACGGTACCGGCCGCTATCCGGGTCTGCATGTCGAAAAGATTCTCGACGAAACGATGTTTCCGGTCTGCGCGCCGCGCTTGATGGACGGGCCGAAGGGCCTACGGAAACCGGCCGACATCAAAAATGTGCCGTTGCTGCACGACGACATCATGCGCTTGAGCGACCGGATGCCGGGCTGGCAGAGTTGGATCGAAGCGGCCGGAATTGCAAATGTCGATCTCGCAAAAGGCCGCCGGTTCGGCCAGTCCAACATGTCGATTCAGGCGGCGATCGAGGGACTTGGCGTCGCACTTGGCCGGCTGCCGCTCGTTGCAGACGATTTGGCCGCCGGGCGGCTGGTGCGCCCTTTCGATCTCGCGATACCCAGCGGCTATGACTACTATTTTGTGTGTCCGCAGCGCCAGCTTTCGGCACCAAAAATAGCGGCATTCCGCACGTGGCTTCTCGCCGAGACGGCCGCCTTCATCGAGACGGCTAGCGCGTGA
- a CDS encoding thiamine pyrophosphate-dependent enzyme translates to MMKRDECLRLLAAMVRDEAIVATYQAAFDWMAMAPRDLNYVSIGAMGLASSHGLGLALGRPDKRVIVLDGDGSLLMNLGSLASVAAASPRNFVHLVCENGVYEANGSHPLPGQANLDFAAIAKGAGLANARMIASLDAFAADLPEILAGEGPIFRALRVEAGAPSPQDYAFIHGAPARQRFKAAFTR, encoded by the coding sequence ATGATGAAGCGCGATGAATGTCTGCGCCTGTTGGCAGCCATGGTCCGCGACGAAGCGATTGTGGCGACCTATCAAGCGGCGTTCGATTGGATGGCGATGGCGCCGCGCGATCTCAATTACGTTTCGATCGGTGCCATGGGCCTTGCCTCCTCGCACGGTCTGGGGCTCGCCTTGGGGCGCCCCGACAAGCGCGTTATCGTGCTCGACGGCGACGGCAGCTTGCTGATGAATCTCGGCAGCCTCGCAAGCGTGGCGGCGGCGTCACCGCGCAATTTTGTGCATCTTGTGTGCGAAAACGGTGTGTACGAAGCCAACGGCAGTCATCCGCTCCCGGGGCAGGCGAATCTCGATTTTGCCGCCATTGCCAAAGGTGCAGGCCTTGCCAATGCCCGCATGATCGCGTCGCTCGATGCCTTTGCTGCCGATCTGCCCGAAATCCTCGCAGGCGAAGGCCCCATTTTCCGCGCATTGCGCGTCGAGGCGGGTGCACCCAGTCCGCAAGACTACGCCTTCATCCATGGTGCTCCGGCGCGCCAGCGCTTCAAAGCGGCGTTCACGCGCTAG